One genomic window of Alphaproteobacteria bacterium includes the following:
- a CDS encoding DNA-binding protein, producing MTDKPFKIPPDLFLNGEIDWEKSELKNKKLEFEGIRLLQDINPIIDIQPEYIENTGKSNNPEKFKNNILPLNKSKKLEKPKKPDFKNPDLHINEKDAAEFLGISHRTLQGMRYKGDGPEYVKLKKAIRYKIAELNKWAQSNKKRNTSE from the coding sequence ATGACCGATAAACCCTTTAAAATTCCGCCGGATTTATTTTTAAATGGTGAAATTGATTGGGAGAAGTCTGAATTAAAAAATAAAAAATTGGAATTTGAAGGAATCCGGTTATTACAGGATATAAATCCAATTATCGATATCCAGCCGGAATATATAGAAAATACGGGAAAATCCAATAACCCAGAAAAATTCAAAAATAATATCCTGCCATTAAATAAATCCAAAAAATTAGAAAAACCTAAAAAACCCGATTTTAAGAATCCCGATTTACACATTAACGAAAAAGACGCTGCCGAATTTCTTGGAATTTCGCATCGGACATTACAAGGAATGCGCTACAAAGGCGACGGACCTGAATATGTGAAATTAAAAAAGGCTATCCGCTATAAAATCGCGGAATTAAATAAATGGGCGCAGAGCAATAAAAAGAGGAATACTTCGGAGTAA
- a CDS encoding xanthine phosphoribosyltransferase has translation MAESSTSKKIFPVSWDEVQRDCRALAWRVAERGPFDGIVVVTRGGLVPAAIISRVLQVRYIDTVCLESYAADRSQSNKVEILKKISHSGEKLLIIDDLVDTGATAKVIREMLPKAHFATVYAKPLGKPLVDTFVTEVSQDTWIHLPWEEDTKFW, from the coding sequence ATGGCCGAATCCAGCACTTCCAAAAAAATATTTCCAGTATCGTGGGACGAAGTCCAACGCGATTGCCGCGCTTTGGCGTGGCGTGTGGCCGAACGCGGTCCATTCGATGGAATCGTGGTGGTGACGCGTGGCGGTCTTGTGCCTGCCGCCATTATTTCGCGGGTGTTGCAGGTGCGATATATCGATACGGTCTGTCTGGAAAGCTATGCGGCCGACCGCAGCCAATCCAATAAAGTAGAAATACTGAAAAAAATCAGCCATAGCGGCGAAAAATTATTGATCATCGATGATTTGGTCGATACCGGCGCTACGGCGAAGGTGATTCGCGAAATGTTGCCGAAGGCGCATTTCGCCACGGTGTATGCCAAGCCGCTGGGCAAACCATTGGTCGACACTTTTGTCACCGAAGTCAGCCAGGACACATGGATTCATTTGCCATGGGAAGAAGACACCAAGTTTTGGTAA
- a CDS encoding pantoate--beta-alanine ligase, with product MTTAANIVSNTNTATCTTVAQLRQHIKAWQKQNLTVGFVPTMGALHVGHMSLVEIAKKTCDRVVVSIFVNPTQFNRPDDLANYPRLIDQDMERCRNAAADLVFHPDVKEVYPGGYNSKVQVGDITGRWEGNFRPGHFDGMSTVVCKLFNMVTPTHAFFGEKDFQQLQVIRAMVRDLNIPIEIIGCPTIREKDGLACSSRNMLLKPEHRAIAPAFYASLIAAAKSLRAGEDPGKVSVDIMTELRKAGFDKIDYIGVADNDMLQPLTAPAKSGRILGAAWLGNVRLIDNIDINEGA from the coding sequence ATGACCACTGCCGCCAATATCGTCAGCAATACCAATACAGCTACCTGCACCACCGTTGCGCAATTGCGGCAACATATCAAAGCCTGGCAAAAGCAAAATCTGACCGTCGGTTTTGTGCCAACCATGGGGGCTTTGCATGTTGGGCATATGAGTTTAGTGGAAATAGCGAAAAAAACCTGCGATCGCGTAGTGGTCAGTATTTTCGTCAACCCAACCCAATTTAACCGTCCGGACGATCTCGCCAATTATCCCCGCCTGATCGATCAGGACATGGAAAGATGCCGCAATGCGGCGGCGGATTTGGTATTTCATCCGGATGTAAAAGAAGTTTATCCCGGCGGCTATAATTCCAAAGTGCAAGTCGGCGATATTACCGGCCGATGGGAAGGCAATTTCCGCCCAGGCCATTTCGATGGGATGAGCACTGTCGTTTGCAAATTATTCAATATGGTCACGCCAACCCATGCTTTTTTTGGCGAGAAAGATTTTCAGCAACTGCAAGTCATCCGCGCCATGGTGCGGGATTTGAATATTCCGATTGAAATTATCGGCTGCCCTACTATCCGCGAAAAAGACGGGCTTGCCTGTTCATCGCGGAACATGTTGTTAAAGCCGGAACACCGGGCCATTGCGCCGGCTTTTTATGCAAGCCTGATAGCCGCGGCCAAAAGTTTGCGCGCCGGTGAAGACCCCGGCAAAGTCAGCGTCGATATCATGACCGAATTGCGCAAGGCGGGATTTGATAAAATCGATTATATCGGCGTTGCGGACAACGACATGCTGCAACCATTGACCGCGCCAGCCAAATCCGGCCGCATCCTGGGCGCGGCATGGCTTGGCAACGTGCGGTTGATAGACAATATCGATATTAACGAAGGCGCCTAA